CGTGCGATGGCCCACGTGGTCGACATGCACCAGCTGACCAAGGACCCGACCGAAAAGTCCTTCGGCGAGACCCGAGCCCCGCCCGACGACCGCCCACTCACGGCCGACGAACTCGTCCGCTATCTCGACTTCTGCAGCGAGATGCTCTCCCTGATCGGCAAGGTCGCCGTGCTCTACGTCCAACGCTTCCCCGACGACGGGGCCGTCCGCGCCGTCGACGAAATCGAAGGCCTGACCAATGGCCTGTCCCGCAAGATCTGGCAGAAAATCACGATCCTCCAGAATCGACAGTTCTCAGGCTCCAGTGCGACGTGACCGCACGTTCAGATGTGTCGCGTCACCGCTTCTTCCGAAACAGCAGCACGACGGCCATCACGGCGCCGGTCGCCACGACGCCGAGGATGAAGCCGACGATGCCGGAGGCGATGACGCCGGCGGTGGATGCTCCACCGAAGTAGGCGATCGCGAGCAGCACCACCGCCCCACCTGTCCCGCCGATGGCGGAGACGGCATTGTCGCTGCCGCGAAACGTCGGCACGCACCCGACCTTGTCCGCCAGCCGCTGATACGGCGTGTCGGGCCGCTTCTCGTCCGTGTCGGGCGAGGCGTAGCCGATGGGGTGATCGTCGTCATTTGGCTCATTCATGCGTTCGTCCTGCGGTCTGGCCAAGCAGATGCGTTCAGAGTCGGCGGGACGTCCGGACGTGGGACACGAGCGCCCTTGGCCTCGAGATCATCATCGTCGCCGCGTTCGCGTCGAATCGCTTCGTAGACCTCAAGCCGGTGGACGTCGAATTCGCGCGGTGCGTGAATCCCGAAGCGTGCCTTGTCGTCGCGGGCGTCAACCAGCGTTAATTGAACGCTCGCTTCTACTTCGACGACGTTTGTTCTCTCCATCCTGCAAATCCGAACAACAGAGGACTCATCCTGTGCGTCCGCTTCGATACCGACAGTGCAGCGGCTCGTAGCAGGATCAACCTCAAGCAGTCGAAGCAACCAGACTGATTGACGATGAGCAACGCGAATCGCTTCACTGCGCCGTCGCGAAAGAACGAGCATCAGCCGAAGGTATCAGAACGGTTAAGCCATCACTGGCAGCGCCTTCCCCGCCCTTTCGGCCTCGATCTTCTCATACCCGCTGCCCAACTCCCCAATCGGGTCTGGCGGGACGATTTCGACGACTTTTTCGCCGAGCTTGGCTTCGCCGTTTTGGACCTTGGTCTGGAACGCCAGACACTCCTCCAGCAGCCGGTCGAGGATGTCGGCCTCGGGGACGTTGGCGACCTTCTCGCCTTGGACGTAGATGATGCCCTTCTTGTTGCCGGCAAAGATCGCCACGTCCGCGCCCTCGGCCTCGCCGGGGCCGTTGACGACGCAGCCCATCACGGCCACCTTCATCGGCACCGTGATGTCTTCCTTCAACATCTTCCGCACGTCCTGCGTCAGCGTGAACAGGTCGACCTGAATGCGGCCACACGTCGGGCAGGCGATGAGTTCGGCGCCCTTCCGCTCGCGGAGGCCGAGGGTGTACAGCAGTTCGAGCCCGTCCTCGACCTCATAGATCGGGTCGTTGGCGTAGCTGATGCGGATCGTGTCGCCGATGCCGGAAGCCAGCAGATGACCCAGCGGGACGACGCTGCGGATCGTGCCCGTCTCCTTCGGCCCGGCGTGCGTGACGCCCAGGTGCAACGGGTAGTCGAACCGCTTGCTGATTTCCGTGTACGCCGCGATGACGAGCTGGGCGTCGATCGACTTAGCGCTGATGGCGATGTCGTGGAACTCTTCCTCGTGGAAGATGTCCAGGTACTCCTCCAGCTTGGCGATCATGATCGCGAGCAGGTGGCCGTGCTTGGAGTCGCTGAAGTACTTGCCGAGTTCTTCCATCCGCTTCTGCTTATCGCGGCGTTCGATGATGGAGCCCTCATTGACGCCGATGCGGATCGGCAGGCCGCGCTCCTTGCAGGCCGCGATGACATCTTTCACCTGCGCCCGGTCCTGAATGTTGCCGGGGTTCAGCCGAATCTTGTGCACGCCCGCCTCGACGGCTTCGAGCGCGCGTTTGAAGTGGAAGTGCACGTCGGCCACGATCGGCACCGGCGTCTCCCGCATGATCTCGGCGAGCGCTTGCGTGTCCTTCCGCTCCGGCACCGCGACGCGGACGACATCGGCCCCGGCATCGGCAAGCTTCCTGATCTCGGCGAGGCAACCGGCCACGTCATGCGTGTAACCGCTGGTCATGGTCTGCACCACGATCGGCGCGTCGCCACCGACTTTGACGTATCCGACGCGTTCGTCGCCGAGGGTGATCTGACGGGTTTTACGTCGCGCGAACATGGGCGAAACACCATAGCCGCCGTCACCTCGGCTACGGGCGTCGGCGGAGCATGACGACGGCACCCACCGCGAGCACGCCAGCCATCGCCGGTTCCGGCACCGTCACAGCCCAGGCGTCGAGCGCTGCCAGATCGCTCGCCGACCCGCCGAAGTTGGCCCGCAGGATGCCGAAGTCCGCCAGGTCGACGTCGCGATCGCCATCGAAGTCGGCGGTGGTGAGGTAGGCCCACGTCTCGCCGAAGTTGGCACGGAGCACGCCGAAGTCCGCGAGGTCGACGACGCCGTCGAGGTTGGCGTCGCCGGGCACAATGTCGTCAATCGAAGGCGGCGTCCAGACGGCGACGCGGCCGTCGAGGACGTCGCCGGTCTGGTAGAGGAATGCCACCTGACCGTGTTCGTTGAAGGCGTCGCCATTGTCGCCGCCGCCAAACTCGCCCGTCTCCGTCAGAATGAACGTGAGCGTTTGGCCATTGATGGTGTCGCCCTCGCGGGCGACGGTGAGGAGCCCCAGACGGTCATCGAAGAAGAAAATGCCGACATCGTCTGCGTCACCGCCGACCGTGTTGCTGAGCGATGCGGCGAAGACGACCTGACCCGCATCATTGATGGATGCGTCACCATCGGGTGTCATGCCCAGCCCATTTCGGACGGCGTCGAACGTTCCGTTTCCATCGGGTGCCGGGTCGCCGCCCTCGAAAATGCGGACCGCCCCTTCCGCTCCGACACGGATCGCTCCGCTTCTGTAATTGTTGACGAACTCACCGACGACTGCCTGTCCGACATTGTTGGCATCGAGCACCGCCATCGAGTCGAGAACGTCTCCGGGACGGTTCAGAAGCGGATCACCAGCCGACGCGACGACCGATACCGCTCCGTCGTCGCCGGCGAGTACCGTCGGGACCTCATTAATCCCGACTCGACCGACCGCGTAGACGAGACCACTGGATTGAGCGACCGTCGGACGTCCGAAAAATGGGTTCGCGAAGAGAATCAACTCGCCTCCAACCGTTTCACCTTCCAAAATCATTACCTCCCCGGGGACCCCATCAGCCGTGCTCTCGCGGAACAGGCCGTCAACGTTGGTTTGCAGGCGACTGTAGAAGTTGACTCTCTCCTGATCATCGACAGGCGGAGGCGGTGCTCCGATGAAGCCAAGGTAGTTACTGCTAGTGGGTGACGGTGTGAAAGAGAACGCGACTGTCGTCGGTTCGATCACACCCCCACCGGCAATGACGCCCGCTCCCGAGGTGCCGGAGACAGAGTAATACACCGCCGCGGTCAGACCGTCGTCGCTGATCGTCGGGCGAAGCAATGCTGGCGGAATTGGTCCCCCAGAGGAACCAACTCCGAGCTCAAACCTTGAAATAGTCCTTCCGCCAGCGAGATCGTCGCCAGCGTCGCCGATCTCCGTCACCGCGCCATCATCGAAGACGTAGAGACCGACCTCACGGACATCGTCCGTGGAGGACTGGCCGAAGAACGCGACGTCGCCGGCATCGTTCAGTGAAACGCCGACGCCCCCGAAGTCGAGGAAGGTGTCGCTGGCATCCGGAAGCAGATCACCTCGCGCAACGACATTGCGCGGCACGCCGTCGGCTCCGACGATCCAGATGCCGAATGGGTATTCGGTCCCAACACCGCCAGCGACCAGGGCCACCTCGCCAGCGTTGTTTAGCGTCGGTCTCGTAGCCCAGCCGAGCCCTTGGGCAATTGGGTTGCTTGCCTCTGTTCCCAACACCGCCGTCGTCGTCGGTGTCGATTGAGCCCACGCGGCGCCCGTCGATGCCAGAACCACCACACCCGCCGTTTTCCAGAGCGTCTTCATCGGAAGCCATCGTGCAGCGACAGACGGTCACTCGCAAGCGGCAGATGATTCTCGCCGAGCGCTTGGTTGATTCGACGTGCGGATTCTGCGGCAGACGACGTCTGGGCCGATGGGTGTTCATCCCACGAGCGCCCGCTGCAGGTTCCGCATGGCCTGCCGGAGTCGCTGCTCGTTCTCGACGAGTGCAATCCGCACGTATCCGCTGCCCGCGTCGCCGAAACCGATGCCGGGGGCGAGGGCGACTTCGGCCTCGTCGAGCATGCGGATGCTGAAGTCGATGTCGTCTTCGCCGGGCTTCATGTGGGCGGGGTTGATCTTGGCCCAGACGAACATGCTGGCTCGCGGCTTTTCATACGCCCAACCGAGCTTGTCGAGGCCGCGGCAGACTTCGTCGCGGCGGTCCTGGTACTTCGTCGCCTGGTCGCCGGGCGTGGCGGCGCATTCGCGCATGGCGATGACGCCGGCGATCTGGATCGGGTTGAAGCTGCCGTAGTCGTAGTAGCCCTTGATCGTCTTGAGCGCGGCGACCATGTCGCGGTTGCCGCAGCAGAAGCCGACCCGCCAGCCGGCCATGTTGTAGCCCTTGCTCATCGTCGTGAACTCGACGCCCACGCGCTTGCCGCCACGCGTCGCCAAAAAGCTCGGCGGCCTGTACCCGTCGAAGCCGATGTCGCCGTAGGCGAAGTCGCTGAGACACAGCACGCCGTACCGCGCGCACAGGTCGGCGGCGGCCTGCATGAAGTCGGCATCGACCGTCGCGGCCGTCGGGTTGTGCGGGTAGTTGAGAATCAGCAGCTTCG
Above is a genomic segment from Planctomycetota bacterium containing:
- a CDS encoding carbon storage regulator, with translation MLVLSRRRSEAIRVAHRQSVWLLRLLEVDPATSRCTVGIEADAQDESSVVRICRMERTNVVEVEASVQLTLVDARDDKARFGIHAPREFDVHRLEVYEAIRRERGDDDDLEAKGARVPRPDVPPTLNASAWPDRRTNA
- the ispG gene encoding flavodoxin-dependent (E)-4-hydroxy-3-methylbut-2-enyl-diphosphate synthase — translated: MFARRKTRQITLGDERVGYVKVGGDAPIVVQTMTSGYTHDVAGCLAEIRKLADAGADVVRVAVPERKDTQALAEIMRETPVPIVADVHFHFKRALEAVEAGVHKIRLNPGNIQDRAQVKDVIAACKERGLPIRIGVNEGSIIERRDKQKRMEELGKYFSDSKHGHLLAIMIAKLEEYLDIFHEEEFHDIAISAKSIDAQLVIAAYTEISKRFDYPLHLGVTHAGPKETGTIRSVVPLGHLLASGIGDTIRISYANDPIYEVEDGLELLYTLGLRERKGAELIACPTCGRIQVDLFTLTQDVRKMLKEDITVPMKVAVMGCVVNGPGEAEGADVAIFAGNKKGIIYVQGEKVANVPEADILDRLLEECLAFQTKVQNGEAKLGEKVVEIVPPDPIGELGSGYEKIEAERAGKALPVMA
- a CDS encoding choice-of-anchor tandem repeat NxxGxxAF-containing protein gives rise to the protein MKTLWKTAGVVVLASTGAAWAQSTPTTTAVLGTEASNPIAQGLGWATRPTLNNAGEVALVAGGVGTEYPFGIWIVGADGVPRNVVARGDLLPDASDTFLDFGGVGVSLNDAGDVAFFGQSSTDDVREVGLYVFDDGAVTEIGDAGDDLAGGRTISRFELGVGSSGGPIPPALLRPTISDDGLTAAVYYSVSGTSGAGVIAGGGVIEPTTVAFSFTPSPTSSNYLGFIGAPPPPVDDQERVNFYSRLQTNVDGLFRESTADGVPGEVMILEGETVGGELILFANPFFGRPTVAQSSGLVYAVGRVGINEVPTVLAGDDGAVSVVASAGDPLLNRPGDVLDSMAVLDANNVGQAVVGEFVNNYRSGAIRVGAEGAVRIFEGGDPAPDGNGTFDAVRNGLGMTPDGDASINDAGQVVFAASLSNTVGGDADDVGIFFFDDRLGLLTVAREGDTINGQTLTFILTETGEFGGGDNGDAFNEHGQVAFLYQTGDVLDGRVAVWTPPSIDDIVPGDANLDGVVDLADFGVLRANFGETWAYLTTADFDGDRDVDLADFGILRANFGGSASDLAALDAWAVTVPEPAMAGVLAVGAVVMLRRRP
- a CDS encoding aminotransferase class I/II-fold pyridoxal phosphate-dependent enzyme; the encoded protein is MEAVLNKPDELESVADDIGVADGPLVEAPALAVDVAPRLKRLPPYLFGRINAAKLRMRQEGRDIIDLGMGNPTDPTPDPVVDKLAEAARDPRNHRYQAAAAGIAGLKREVAIKYEREYGVTLDPDEEVIVTIGSKEGISHLCLALLGPGDTAVVPDPAFPIHLYGPAMAGANVIRVPLGTDQAFLDNVEKTLRDLYPKPKLLILNYPHNPTAATVDADFMQAAADLCARYGVLCLSDFAYGDIGFDGYRPPSFLATRGGKRVGVEFTTMSKGYNMAGWRVGFCCGNRDMVAALKTIKGYYDYGSFNPIQIAGVIAMRECAATPGDQATKYQDRRDEVCRGLDKLGWAYEKPRASMFVWAKINPAHMKPGEDDIDFSIRMLDEAEVALAPGIGFGDAGSGYVRIALVENEQRLRQAMRNLQRALVG